From Microbacterium sp. CGR2:
CTGTGCATTGAGCGACCTCGTCGCGGCGATCGACCAGGCCGTCGCCGACGGAGTCGACGTGATCAACTACTCGATCGGAGGGGGTGCGGCCAAGACCGTGCTCGCCCCGGAGGACATCGCGTTCTTCAACGCCGCGGCCGCAGGCGTCTTCGTGGCCACCAGTGCCGGCAACGACGGACCCGACCCGGTCACCGCCGACCACGCCTCACCCTGGTACACGACCGTCGCCGCCTCGACCGTCCCCACCTGGGAGGGCACGGTGCAGTTCGACGGGTTCGAGCAGGCGGGCGCCTCGGTGAGCGTGCCCTTCGGCGAGACCGTCACCGGACCTTCGATCTACGCGGCGGATGCCGCCGCAGCCGGCGCGGTCGATCCGCGTCTCTGCACTCCGGGCTCCCTCGACCCGGCCAAGGTCACCGGCCACATCGTCGTCTGCGATCGCGGCGGCAACGCTCGAGCAGAGAAGTCGCAGGTCGTGAAGGATGCCGGCGGCATCGGCATGGTCCTCGTGAACGTTCCCGGCGAGGCCGACTCGCTGGACAACGACTTCCACGCGGTGCCGACCGTGCACCTTAACGCTGTGCACCGCGAGGCCGTCCTGGCGTACGTGCAGGGCGGTACTGACCGGCCCATCACCCTCGTCGGCGAGAACACGACGGGCGTGACCACGCCGACTCCGCAGATCGCGGGCTTCTCGAGCCGTGGACCGATGCTCGCAGACGGCAGCGACGTGCTCAAGCCCGACGTCTCCGCTCCCGGTGTCGCGATCCTCGCGGCGACGCACAACGCTCCGGGTGAGGACCCGACATTCGGCATCCTCTCCGGGACCTCGATGTCATCCCCGCACGTCGCAGGGCTCGGCGCCCTGTATCTCGGGGAGCGTCCGAACGCGACACCGGCGGAGGTGAAGTCCGCGATGATGACCACCGCGTACGACACCGTCCTCGCCGACGGGTCGGCGAACACCGACCCGTTCGAGCAGGGCGCCGGTCACGTCGATCCGAAGCGCTACCTCAACCCGGGTCTGCTGTACCTCAACGGAGTCGCAGATTGGGCGGCGTTCCTCGAAGGCAAGGGGCTGGCGGAGTTCAACGGCGTCGAGCCCATCGACGGCAGCGATCTCAACCAGGCCTCCTTCTCGATCGGATCACTCGCCAGCGCCCAGACCGTCACCCGTTCCGTGACCTCCACGGAGGCGGGGACGTTCACGGCGGCGGCGGAGGTGCCGGGCGTGAACGTGACGGTCGAGCCGGCCACGCTGTCCTTCGACGCACCGGGGCAGACGAAGTCGTTCACGGTCACCTTCGACAACGCCAGCGCGCCCGTCGAGGAATGGGCGACCGGTTCGCTGACCTGGAAGAGCGCCGAGAACACGGTGCGCACACCGATCGCGGTGTTCCCGGTGACCGCGGATGCTCCGGCAGAGGTCGCCGGCACCGGCGTGGACGGCAATGCCACCGTCGAGATCACCCCCGGTCTCGACGGCGAGCTCCCGCTCGGCCTATCCGGTCTCACGCCGTTCGAACTGCTCGCCGATCCGGACAACCCGGTCGAGGGGCACTCGGGTGACGAGACCTCGGGAGACGAGAACAAGGACGTGTCGTGGGTCGTGACCGTGCCGGAAGGAACGACGCTCTCCCGGTTCGATCTCGACTCGTCGGATGACGAGGGCAGCGACCTCGACCTGTCCGTGTACCGGGTGGTGAGCGCGGATGACCTGAGGTACTACGAGCGGTGGCAGTCGGCGACCGCCTCCGCGGACGAGCAGGTCACGATCCCCGCGCCGACCGCCGGCACGTACCTCGTCGTCGCCAACATGTACTCGACGACGGGCCCCATGACATGGGACATGACCTACGCCAACGTGCTGCCCGAGGGTGAGGGGGCGTTCGCGGCGACGCCGAACCCTCTCCCCGTGATGCGCGGGGAGCAGACGAGCTACGAGCTCAGCTGGTCCGGCCTCACTGCCGGCACCCGCTACCTCGGGCTCGTGCAGTACGGCGACTCGGCGGTCCGGACGATCGTCACCGTCGACGCCGGATAATCGCGGCGTTTCGTCTCGCTCGCTCGGCGACCGGAAACGGTCGTCGAGCGAGCGGAGCGAGCCGGACGGAGCGCCGGTCGGACCGTTCGTCGCGTTGACCGCGCCGCTCGTCGCAGCATCCGCCACGGTGGTCGCGGAGGGCCGGAGCAGCTTTCTATCGTGGGGGAACGCAATGATGCGCATCCTGAGGAGAACCCCATGACCGCACCCTCGTCGCGCCGCCGCGACGTCGACGGACTCGCCGACGGCAGAACCCCCCTCGCCACCGACCCCGACCTCCCCGCAGTCGCCCTGAGCGACGAGCACCGGGAGAACGCCGAACGTTGGACCTGGCCGAAGATCCTCATCTGGGCGGCCATCGCGCTGTTGGGCGCTGTCGCCTGGACGATGCTCGCCATCGTCCGCGGTGAGACCGTGAACGCGATCTGGTTCGTGTTCGCGGCCGTCTGCACGTACCTCATCGGCTACCGCTTCTACTCGAAGGTGATCGAGAAGTACATCACCCGACCGGACGACCGCCGCGCGACGCCCGCCGAGGTCAAACAGGACGGCAAGGACTACGTCCCCACCGACCGTCGGGTGCTCTACGGTCACCACTTCGCCGCCATCGCCGGGGCCGGTCCGCTCGTCGGACCTGTGCTCGCCGCGCAGATGGGCTACCTCCCCGGAACGATCTGGATCATCGTGGGCGTCGTGCTCGCGGGCGCCGTGCAGGACTACACGGTCCTCTTCTTCTCGATGCGCCGCGGCGGTCGCACGATCGGTCAGATGGCACGGCAGAAACTCGGCCGCATCGGCGGGACGGCGGCGATCATCGCCTCCCTGCTGATCATGCTCATCATCGTCGCGATCCTCGCGCTGGTCGTCGTGAACGCGCTGGGGGAGAGCCCGTGGGGCGTCTTCTCGGTGGCGATGACCATCCCGATCGCCATCTTCATGGGTGTCTACCTGCGATTCCTGCGACCCGGCAAGGTCACCGAGGTCTCGATCATCGGGTTCGCGCTGCTGATGGCCGCGATCATCGGCGGCGGCTGGGTCGCGGGCACCGAGTGGGGTCAAGCGATCTTCCACCTCGACCGCACCACGATCGCCTGGGGCATCATCATCTACGGGTTCATCGCCGCCGTGCTCCCCGTCTGGCTGCTGCTGGCACCGCGCGACTACCTGTCGACGTTCATGAAGATCGGTGTGATCGTGATGCTCGCCGGAGCGATCATCCTGGTACGTCCGGAGATCACGGTCCCCGCCGTCAGCATCTTCGGCGAGAACGGAATGGGACCGGTGTTCGCCGGGCCTCTCTTCCCGTTCCTGTTCGTCACGATCGCGTGCGGGGCGTTGTCGGGCTTCCATGCTCTGATCGCATCGGGCACCACTCCCAAGCTCATCGAGAAGGAACGGCAGACGCGCTTCATCGGCTACGGCGGCATGCTCATGGAGTCGTTCGTCGCGATCATGGCGCTGGTGGCCGCGATCTCGATCGACCAAGGCATCTACTTCGCGATGAACGCGCCGGCGGCAGCGACAGGCGGGACGGTCGAGGGCGCCGTGGCGTTCGTGAACTCCCTGGGGCTCACGGGGGTGAACCTCACACCGGAGATGCTCACCGGCACGGCGGATGCCGTGGGCGAGGAGTCGATCGTGTCCCGAACCGGCGGCGCCCCGACCCTCGCTCTCGGACTCGCGAACATCATGCAGCAGGCCCTGGGCGGTCAGGCGCTCATGGCGTTCTGGTACCACTTCGCGATCATGTTCGAGGCGCTGTTCATCCTCACCGCGGTGGATGCCGGAACCCGCGTCGCGCGCTTCATGCTGCAGGACTCGATCGGCGCCTGGTTCCCGAAGTTCCGTGACGTCTCCTGGCGCCCCGGCGTCTGGATCTGCACCGCCATCATGGTGGCGGGCTGGGGAGCGATCCTCATCCTCGGCGTGACCGACCCGCTCGGCGGCATCAACACCTTCTTCCCGCTGTTCGGGATCGCGAACCAGCTGCTCGCCGCGATCGCGCTCGCCGTGGTGCTGGCGATCGTCGCGAAGCGCGGGCGGAGCTACTTCAGGTGGCTGTGGATCATCGCCGCGCCGCTCGCCTTCACCGCCGTCGTGACGATCACGGCCTCGCTGTACAAGATCGCCTCGCCCGTCCCGGCGATCGGCTACTGGGCCAATCACTTCCGCTACGTCGAAGCCCGCGACACGGGTGACACGTCGCTCGGCGCTCCGGAGGTGCTCGACGCGGTCATCCGCAACACGGCCGTCCAAGGCACGCTGTCGATCATCTTCGTCACGCTCGCGATCATCGTGATGGTCGCAGCCGTGATCGTCACGATCCGGGCCATCCGCAACGGCGGGGGTGACAACACCGAGGACGAGCCGGTGGCATCGCGTCGCTTCGCTCCCGCGGGCTTCCTGCCATCGGCCGCGGAGCGCGATCTCGAGAAGGAGTGGGAGCCGATCCTCACAGCCGACCGCAAGACGTCGGCCCATGGATGAGAACGCGATGATGACCAAGGCGGATGCTGCGACCACCCCCCTGCGTGCGCTGTTCGGCGCCGCGGGGCGGGTGGGCCGCGGCATCCGCTGGTACATGACGAATCTGATGGGCGACAGCGCCTACGCGACGTATGTCGCCCATCACCACCGCCAGCATCCGGACGAGGAGCCGATGACGGAGCGCCAGTTCTGGCGGCAGCGCATGGACGACCAGGACCGCAACCCGGGCGCTCGTTGCTGCTGAGGCCGGAACTTCTGCGGCCTGTCGCATGTTCGGCGGCCTTTCCCGCCGAATCGGGCCGCAGGAGTGGGCTTCGGCCGCAGACGTGCCTGGCGAAGCCCAGTCCTAGGCTGAGGGCATGACCGACGTCGTTCTCGCTGCGGTGCTGGGTGTGCTCGGCGGGATCGTCCTGACGGTTCTGCTGCTGCTCGCCCGACGACTGGCGCGCGGCACCACCGACCTGGGCAGCGAAGCAGAACAGGCGGCGCTCGCCGCTCTCCATCACGCGAGTCTGGCCGCTCCGCACCTGCGGGCCGGTCTCGCCGCACCCGATGTCGTGAAGGCCGCTCGCCACCTTCGGGTGCTGCTGGGCAGCGCCGCCGTGGCGATCGTGAGTGCCGACGGGACGGTGTCATCCGACGGATCCGACGGGATGGAACCGGCAGCCATCCGTATCGCAGAGCGTGTCACGGCATCCGGTCGGCGTCAGGTCTTCCCCTCGCCGGAGGCCTCCGACCACCTCGAAGGCGTCGGGGCACCCATCCGTGTCGACGGTCAGATCGTGGGTGTCGTGGTCGCCTTCGCCGCCCCCGTGCGGGCCGCCCTGGTGCGCGCTGCCGAAGAGGTCGCCGACTGGTGCGCGGCGCAGGTGGAGCTCGGCGGGCTCGACGCCTCGCGGACTCAGTTGGCCGAGGCGGAGCTGCGATCGCTTCGAGCGCAGATCTCCCCGCACTTCATCTACAACGCGCTCACGGCCATCGCGTCGTTCATCCTCACCGACCCCGCCCGCGCGCGGAAGCTCGTTCTGGAGTTCGCGGACTTCACCCGGTATTCGTTCCGGCGGCAGGGTGAGTTCACGACGCTCGCGGAGGAGCTGGGCAGCATCCGCTCGTATCTCGAACTCGAGCGGGCGCGCTTCGGCGAACGACTGAAGGTCACCCTGCAGATCGCGCCGGAGACGCTCTCGACCGTCATTCCGTTCCTCTCGGTGCAGCCGCTCGTGGAGAATGCGGTGCGGCACGGTCTCGAGCCCGGGGAAGGCGGCGGTGAGATCCGCATCGTGTCGCGCGACGACGGCACCCACACCGACATCACGGTGGAGGACGACGGGGTCGGAATGGATCCGGAGAGCCTCCGTTCGACGCTGACCGCCGTCGATGACGGGCTGCACGTCGGTCTCCGCAACGTCGACACGCGCCTGCGTCAGCTCTACGGATCCGAGGGCGCGCTGGTCGTCGAGACCAATACGGGCGCCGGTACCCTGGTGCGCATGCGGGTCCCGAAATCACAGCCGATGCACGACCCGGACAACGACTGAGGCCGCCCATGATCGACGTCCTCGTCGCTGACGATGAGAAGCCCGCACTCGACGAACTCGTCCATCTCCTTCGCGCGGATGCGCGGATCGGGGAGATCTTGACCGCGGGCAGCGGCGCGGAGGCGCTCCGCGTCCTGTCAGCGCGCGTCGTGCAGATCGCTTTCCTCGACATCCACATGCCCGGTCTCACGGGTACCGAGCTGGCGCGCGCACTGCTCTCGCTCTCCCGGCCACCGGTCGTCGTCTTCGTGACCGCCGACGAAGCCCGGGCCGTGGAAGCTTTCGAGTTGCGTGCCGCGGACTATCTGCTCAAGCCGGTGCGTGCGGACCGATTGCGTCGCGCCGTCGATCGGGCCGTCGAACTCGCCGACGCGGCGCCATCGGGGGACGACGAAATCCTCCCCGTCACTGTCGGATCGGCGGTGCGCTTCGTGCGGCGGGCCGACGTGCTCTGGGTTCAAGCGCAGGGAGACTACTCGCGGTTGCACACCGGCGAGGGGGCCGGTCATCTCGTGCGCATCCCGATCTCCGAACTGGAAGCGCGATGGACGGATGCCGGGTTCCTCCGCATCCATCGCTCTTCGCTGGTCCGCACGGCGGCCGTGACCCAGGCGCGTCTCTCCGGCTCGGACCCCTCCGTCTCGCTGGGCGACCTGACGCTCGCGGTCAGCCGTCGGCTGGTCCCGGCGGTGCGCGAAGCTCTCGTGCGCGGCGAGGCAACCGGATGACCGAGAGGCCACGACGCGTGCGAGTGACGTCAGACCTGCCTGCCCGGCGTCCGTCTGCGTTCACCCGCGGCATCGCACTGCCGGGTTCGCCGGTCGATGAGGCGGATGCCGTGTACGCCAGGGCCCTCATGCGCAGTCAGTTTCGTCTGGCGCTCGGCACTGTCGCCGGGTTCGTGGTGGTGGTGATCACGATGACGCTCGCCATCGCACTGATCCCCGAGATCGGGCTGGTCGTCGTGTGGGGCGTGCCCCTCTCGTGGCTGTTGCAGGCGTATGCGTTCTACCCGGTCATCCTCGTCTTCGCCGTGCTGTTCGTGCGGACTGCCGCGCGTAACGAACGCCGCTATCGGGCGCTGCGGGACCGCGAATGAATGCGGCGATGGATCTGGTCGGCGTCGCCCTCGTCGTGATCGCGACCCTGCTCATCGGCGTGTACGGGCTGCGCATCTCGCGTACGACGGGAGATTTCTTCGTCGCCTCGCGCACAGTGCGTCCGGTGTGGAACGCCTCAGCGATCAGCGGCGAGTATCTTTCCGCCGGCACCTTCCTCGGGCTCGCCGGCATCGTGCTGCTCGACGGCGCCCGTGGCTTCTGGTTCCCGATCGGCTACGCGGCCGGCTATCTCCTGGTGCTCGCGTTCGTGGCGGCGCCCCTGCGGCGCAGCGGCGCCTACACGATTCCCGACTTCATCGAAGCGCGATTGGAGTCGACCGCCGCGCGACGCGTCACCAGCCTCGCCGTGCTCATCATCGGCTGGCTCTACATCGTGCCGCAGCTGCACGGCGCCGGCATCACGCTGCTCGCCGTGGCTGGTCTCCCCCAGTGGGTCGGAGCCGTGACGGTCGCTGTGCTCGTGGCCGGTGCGGTGGCTGCCGGCGGAATGCGAGCGATCACCTACGTCCAGGCGTTCCAGTACTGGCTCAAACTCACCGCCCTTCTCGTGCCGGTCGTGTGCATCGCATTCGCGTTGAGCGGCGGCCCGCATCCCTTCGACCCTGCCCTGGTGTTCCCCGCCGAAGCAGGACCGTCGGGGTTCGATGCCTACGAGACGGCATCCCTGCTGCTCGCGCTGCTGCTCGGAACGATGGGTCTGCCGCATGTCCTGGTGCGGTTCTACACCAGCCCGACAGGAGCTTCCGCGCGACGGACGACAGTCATCGTCATCGCGATGGTCAGCGCTTTCTACGCGGTGTCGAGCACGATGGGACTGCTCGCTCGCATCGCCGCCCCCGATCTCGCCGTTCCCGGCATCGCGGACACCGTCGTGCTGCAGCTGCCCTCCCGCGTCTTCCCCGGGATGTTCGGGGAGCTGCTCACGGCGCTCATCGTCGCCGGTGCCTTCGCGGCGTTCCTCGCGACCTCGGCGGGCCTGGTCGTCTCCCTCGCCGGGGTCATCAGCCAGGACGTCTTCTCCGGCTCGGTTCGATCGTTCCGATTGTCGGCCGTCCTCTGCGCGATCGTTCCTCTCGTCGTCGCGCTCCTCACCGCTCCCGCGGGACTCGGATCGAGCGTCGGCGTGGTGTTCGTGGTGGCGGCGTCGACGCTTTCGCCGGTCGTGCTGCTCGGAGTCTGGTGGCGAGGACTCACCGCGCGAGGAGCCGTGGCCGGGATGCTGTCCGGCGGGCTCGCGGCCGGCCTTGCTCTCCTCGTGCACGCGGCGATCGGAGGCGTCGGGATCGCCGCGCCCTACCTCGCTCAACCCGCTGCGTGGACGATCCCGTTGGCCGCGGCCGTCACCGTCTTCGTCTCGATCGGGGATCCGCGGGGGCCGTCGCCCCGGACCGACCGCTTCCTCGCGAGGGTGCATACGCCGCGTTGAGGAGTCGGGGTGCGAGGCGGGCGTGCGCCTCGGGTGGGGACGTGGTGCGGCGGGACCGCGTCAGATCTTGCGACTGCGGGGCATGAGCCGCACGGGTGGCAACGGCGGAGCCGGGATGCGCTGATCGTGCCCGACGACCTCGCCGAAACGAGCGGATGCCGCCTCCCAGGCCTCGCGCGCCGTGGCGATCTCCTCGTGCGTGCGTCCGGCGAAGTTCCACCACATCACGATCTCGTCCTCGAACGGCTCGCCACCGAGGAGGAACAGCATTGCACCCTCGCCTGTCGAGACCTCCACCTCATCACGGGAGTCGCCGAGGTACAGCAGTCCGTTGCGTTCGAGCGGATGCTCCGACACCACGGCGTCGCCTTCGACGAGCATCAGCGCGTGCTCCCAGTCCGAGCGCAGTGGGACGCGTACGCGTGTGCCGGGGGAGAGGGCGATCTCAGCGCCGACGATGGGAGTGTGCACGGTCGCAGGCGAGCGCACGCCGGCGAACTGGCCGAGGACGACGGTGGCGGCGGCATCCGCGCCCTCGTCGGCGGCGAGCGTCACTCGGGGGAGGTCGGTGTGGCGTTCGAAGCCTGCGGCTCCCTGGCGCGCGGAGTCGGGCAGCACCACCCAGAACTGCAGTGCGTCGAGCGGCACCGGGCCCTCTCCGACCGAGTACTCCGAGTGCGAGATGCCGTCGCCGGCGGTCATCAGGTTGAGCTGACCTCGTCGCAGATCGACGTCGCTGCCGAGTGAGTCCCGGTGGCGGATCTCGCCGACGAGCGGCCAGGTGACGGTCTGCAGGCCGATGTGCGGATGCGGCTCGACGCGCATCCGCGTCTCGGCGGGACCGAACCGATCGAGGAAGCACCAGGCGCCGATGGTGGGGAGGTTGCGATGGGGCAGCGCGCGCAGCACGCTCATGCCGCGGACGCCGCCGAGGGGAACCTCTCGCGGTTCCAGCAGGAGCCGGCGAGCCCCGATCATGACGCGCTGCTCGGTGCCGTCGAGCCGTCCTCGCTCCGGGATGCGGCGTCCGTATGAGTCGATGTCGCTGATCCGTTCGACGTGCGCCGGCGGATCTCCGCGCCGGCGATCTCGTGCGTTTCCAGATACTTCGCGATGTACGGGCACAGCGGCACGATCGCGGCGCCCGATGCCGCAGCATCCGTCAGCGCATCGAACGCCAGCCTGCTCGCGAGGCCCTGGCCTTGGAACGCCTCGTCCACTTCGGTATGGATGAAGCGGATCGCCCCGGGGCGGATGTCGAACGCTGCGAAACCGGCGAGAACCCCGTCCGCGCGGATCTCATACCTCGAGGCATCGTCGTTGCGGGTGACGGTGATGTCGGTCATCGGATGCTCCTTAGGGCGCCTGGATCAAACTTACGCCCGCCGGCGACGCGCGGGTCGGCGGCGGGGTGTGGAGAGCCGTCCTCGACGTCGGCGGGGATGGTTACGCTGGATGGATGCCGCAGACTTCCCGTGACCCGTACGAAGGATGGGTCCCCGAGCCGGTCGACGGCCACTCCGATGAACCGTGGGGAGACGGCTGGGAACCGGCGGAGCCGCCCGAGCCGTTGGATTGGGAACCGCAGGGCGCAGGCTTCGAACCCCCGCTCGACTGGGGTCCAGGGCCGACGACGCCCGTGTCGCCGCGGTCCGGGCCGACGGGGGTTGAGCCGTCGGGTTCGGTGGGGACGGTGCGGAGAGCCACGCCCAGCCGCTACCCGACTGCTCGCGACGCGCTGCACACGGTCTTCGGTTATGACGAGTTCCGCAGTGATCAGGCTGAGATCGTCGAGCAGGTGATCGCAGGTGGCGACGCCGTCGTGCTGATGCCGACGGGCGCCGGAAAGAGCATCACCTACCAGGTCCCGGCGCTCGTGCGCGAAGGGACAGGGCTGGTGATCAGTCCGCTCATCGCACTGATGCACGACCAGGTCGACGCCCTGCGCGCCAACGGCGTGAAAGCCGCGTACCTGAACTCGACGCAGTCGCCGCAGGAGCGAAGCAGCGTCGAGCGGTCCTACATCGCCGGCGAACTCGACCTGATCTACGTCGCGCCGGAGCGGCTGTCCAGCCCGCAGACGACCTCGCTCCTGCAGCGCGGCACACTCAGCGTCATCGCGATCGACGAAGCGCACTGCGTGTCCCAATGGGGTCATGACTTCCGTCCGGACTATCTGGCGCTCGGCGATCTGGGGGAGCGTTTCCCCGGAGTGCCGCGCATGGCGCTCACCGCCACCGCGACCCGCGCCACGCACCGGGAGCTCACCGAGCGCCTGCGTCTCGACGCGGCGAAGCACTTCGTGGCGAGCTTCGACCGGCCGAACATCCAGTACCGGATCGTGCCGAAGGTCGACCCCCGCAAGCAGCTGGTCGCCTTCATCAAGTCCCAGACACCGGCGACCGATTCCGGCGCGCAGCCCGCGGGCATCGTCTACGCGCTCAGCCGCAAGTCCGTCGAGCAGACGGCGACGTACCTCGCCGCCCAGGGGATCGACGCGCTGCCCTACCATGCGGGCCTGCCCGCAGAGGTGCGGGCGGCGAACCAATCGCGTTTCCTCCGGGACGACGGCGTGGTGATGGTTGCGACGATCGCTTTCGGCATGGGCATCGACAAGCCAGACGTCCGTTTCGTCGCGCACATCGACCTGCCGAAGTCGGTGGAGGGGTACTACCAGGAGACCGGCCGCGCAGGTCGCGACGGCGAGCCCTCGGTTGCCTGGATGGCGTACGGACTCGGCGACGTGGTGCAGCAGCGCCGCATGATCGACCAGAGTCCTGGCGATCGCACGTTCAAGATGCGGTTGGGTCAGCATCTCGACGCGATGCTGGCGTTGTGCGAGACGGTGGAATGTCGTCGCCAGAATCTGCTCGGCTACTTCGGGCAGGAGTCACAGCCCTGCGGCAACTGCGACACGTGCCTCGACGACATCGAGACCTTCGACGGACTCGTGCCGGCGCAGAAGCTGCTGTCGACGATCGTGCGATTGAAGCGCGAACGCAATCAGTCGTTCGGTGCCGGGCATCTCGTCGACATCCTCCGTGGCGCCTCGACCGAGCGCATCCGGCAGCAGGGGCACGACAAGCTCGCCACCTACGGGATCGGCGCCGATCTCTCCGATCAGGACTGGCGCAGTGTCGTGCGGCAGCTTCTGGCCCGCGGCATCCTGGTCGCTCAGGGCGACTACGGCACCCTCGCTCCCGGCGAACTGGCAGCGGGAGTGCTGCGTGGCGAGACAGCCGTGCCGCTGCGAAAAGACACGATCGGCCGCCCCACATCATCGCCGCGCGCACGCAAGGCCAGTGCCGCGGACGCGTTGGACGCCGGCGACCGGGGTGTGTTCGAGGCGTTGCGTGCATGGCGTGCCGAAACCGCTCGCGAGCAGGGCGTCCCGGCCTACATCGTGTTCGGCGACGCGACACTTCGAGCGCTCGCCGAGCATCGTCCGGCATCGCTCGGCGACCTCGACGGCATCACAGGCATCGGAGCGAAGAAGCGCGAGGCGTACGGCGAGGGCGTCCTCGCCGTGATCGCCGCGGCCTGAGCTCGCCGCGGGTGTGTCCGCGGGCTCCGGTCGCACTTCGGCCGGGCTGGCTGGTGTCCCCGGTTCCGGTCGCACTTTCGGCCGGGCTGGCGGCCGGGAAGCGGCAAGAACTGCGACCGGACGGTGCGCGCGCGGCCTGGCCCCGGTTCCGGTCGCACTTTCGGCCGGGCTGGTGGCCGGGAGGCGGCAAGAACTGCGACCGGACGGGTGGCGGAAGTCCCTCCTGTCGGCTGCCGACAATCGACGCGGGGCATGCCCCGGGAACGGGTTAGAGGATGGGTACAGCGGAGTTCCCGCTGCTTTGTCGTAGACCTACCATGGGGGCATCTCTACTTCCTCTGGAGGAATGCTCATGGTCGACGCTGCCGTCCGTCCCTCGACGCCGCCCCGCACACCGCACGATGCCGCATCCGTCCCGCCGATCGATGTCGCCCGTCTCAACGACGCGCTGATGGGAACCTGGGGCGATGTCCGTCGACAGGCGCGCGAGATGATCAAGGATTCGGCCTTCTGGCGCAAGGATGAACTCGGCAAGGACGAGCATCGCGAGCGGGTGCTCAGCCAACTGCACCTGCTGGTCGACAACAAGGCCGTGCACCGCGCGTTCCCGACATCGTTCGGCGGCGAGGACAACAACGGCGCCAACATCGCCGGCTTCGAGGAGCTCGTGGTCGCCGACCCGAGCCTGCAGATCAAGTCGGGAGTGCAGTGGGGACTGTTCGGTTCGGCCATCCTGCAGCTCGGTACCGCCGAACACCACGAGAAGTGGCTTCCCGGTGTGATGGATCTCTCGATCCCCGGCGCATTCGCGATGACGGAGATCGGCCATGGCTCGGACGTCGCCGCCGTCGGCACCACCGCCACGTACGACCCGGACGCCGAGGAATTCGTCATCCACACCCCGTTCCGCGCGGCAACCAAGGAGTACCTCGGAAATGCGGCCCTGCATGGCGTCGCCGCGACGGTCTTCGCCCAGCTGATCACGAACGGCGTCAACCACGGCGTGCACTGCTTCTACGTGCCGCTGCGCGATGAGAACGGCGCTGACCTTCCGGGGATCGGCCGCGAAGACGACGGGCTCAAGGGCGGACTGAACGGAATCGACAACGGTCGCCTCTCCTTCGACCACGTGCGAGTCCCGCGAACCAACCTGCTCAACCGGTACGGCGACGTCGCGGTCGACGGCACATACTCCAGCGCCAT
This genomic window contains:
- the recQ gene encoding DNA helicase RecQ, with the translated sequence MPQTSRDPYEGWVPEPVDGHSDEPWGDGWEPAEPPEPLDWEPQGAGFEPPLDWGPGPTTPVSPRSGPTGVEPSGSVGTVRRATPSRYPTARDALHTVFGYDEFRSDQAEIVEQVIAGGDAVVLMPTGAGKSITYQVPALVREGTGLVISPLIALMHDQVDALRANGVKAAYLNSTQSPQERSSVERSYIAGELDLIYVAPERLSSPQTTSLLQRGTLSVIAIDEAHCVSQWGHDFRPDYLALGDLGERFPGVPRMALTATATRATHRELTERLRLDAAKHFVASFDRPNIQYRIVPKVDPRKQLVAFIKSQTPATDSGAQPAGIVYALSRKSVEQTATYLAAQGIDALPYHAGLPAEVRAANQSRFLRDDGVVMVATIAFGMGIDKPDVRFVAHIDLPKSVEGYYQETGRAGRDGEPSVAWMAYGLGDVVQQRRMIDQSPGDRTFKMRLGQHLDAMLALCETVECRRQNLLGYFGQESQPCGNCDTCLDDIETFDGLVPAQKLLSTIVRLKRERNQSFGAGHLVDILRGASTERIRQQGHDKLATYGIGADLSDQDWRSVVRQLLARGILVAQGDYGTLAPGELAAGVLRGETAVPLRKDTIGRPTSSPRARKASAADALDAGDRGVFEALRAWRAETAREQGVPAYIVFGDATLRALAEHRPASLGDLDGITGIGAKKREAYGEGVLAVIAAA
- a CDS encoding cation acetate symporter, translating into MNAAMDLVGVALVVIATLLIGVYGLRISRTTGDFFVASRTVRPVWNASAISGEYLSAGTFLGLAGIVLLDGARGFWFPIGYAAGYLLVLAFVAAPLRRSGAYTIPDFIEARLESTAARRVTSLAVLIIGWLYIVPQLHGAGITLLAVAGLPQWVGAVTVAVLVAGAVAAGGMRAITYVQAFQYWLKLTALLVPVVCIAFALSGGPHPFDPALVFPAEAGPSGFDAYETASLLLALLLGTMGLPHVLVRFYTSPTGASARRTTVIVIAMVSAFYAVSSTMGLLARIAAPDLAVPGIADTVVLQLPSRVFPGMFGELLTALIVAGAFAAFLATSAGLVVSLAGVISQDVFSGSVRSFRLSAVLCAIVPLVVALLTAPAGLGSSVGVVFVVAASTLSPVVLLGVWWRGLTARGAVAGMLSGGLAAGLALLVHAAIGGVGIAAPYLAQPAAWTIPLAAAVTVFVSIGDPRGPSPRTDRFLARVHTPR
- a CDS encoding pirin family protein gives rise to the protein MIGARRLLLEPREVPLGGVRGMSVLRALPHRNLPTIGAWCFLDRFGPAETRMRVEPHPHIGLQTVTWPLVGEIRHRDSLGSDVDLRRGQLNLMTAGDGISHSEYSVGEGPVPLDALQFWVVLPDSARQGAAGFERHTDLPRVTLAADEGADAAATVVLGQFAGVRSPATVHTPIVGAEIALSPGTRVRVPLRSDWEHALMLVEGDAVVSEHPLERNGLLYLGDSRDEVEVSTGEGAMLFLLGGEPFEDEIVMWWNFAGRTHEEIATAREAWEAASARFGEVVGHDQRIPAPPLPPVRLMPRSRKI
- a CDS encoding GNAT family N-acetyltransferase, with protein sequence MTDITVTRNDDASRYEIRADGVLAGFAAFDIRPGAIRFIHTEVDEAFQGQGLASRLAFDALTDAAASGAAIVPLCPYIAKYLETHEIAGAEIRRRTSNGSATSTHTDAASRSEDGSTAPSSAS
- a CDS encoding heavy metal transporter, coding for MTERPRRVRVTSDLPARRPSAFTRGIALPGSPVDEADAVYARALMRSQFRLALGTVAGFVVVVITMTLAIALIPEIGLVVVWGVPLSWLLQAYAFYPVILVFAVLFVRTAARNERRYRALRDRE